A stretch of Bradyrhizobium diazoefficiens DNA encodes these proteins:
- a CDS encoding RimK family alpha-L-glutamate ligase has translation MTSSERIFVQAIRHYAARHGIDVDVRAGGWLITMRRREIRRFAFGYDIGLNSAIAHRLANDKSATAEALSLAGVPCIPHRLFLNPKLGQNIVGDDWRAAMLRLLHADPQGVVVKPNEGTSGRSVFKVTTKAELDHAVDEVFSMSTGLVISPYVAITDEVRVILLDDAPLIVYSKQRGSDWRHNLDAGAKPVLLEDGEIRAACVKLAIDAASAIGIAFASIDVVRVDGEWRVLEINSGVMMEALGKLHPELVQAAYDAAMDLVFEGN, from the coding sequence ATGACAAGTAGTGAACGGATCTTCGTACAGGCCATCAGGCACTATGCCGCGCGCCATGGCATCGATGTTGATGTCCGCGCCGGCGGATGGCTGATCACCATGCGCCGCCGTGAGATCCGCCGCTTCGCCTTCGGCTACGACATCGGCCTCAACAGCGCAATTGCGCACCGCCTCGCCAACGACAAATCGGCAACCGCCGAGGCGCTATCGCTGGCAGGCGTACCCTGCATTCCCCATCGCCTCTTCCTCAACCCGAAGCTGGGCCAGAATATCGTTGGCGACGATTGGCGAGCGGCAATGCTCAGGCTACTTCACGCCGATCCGCAGGGCGTGGTGGTGAAGCCCAATGAGGGGACGTCGGGGCGCTCGGTGTTCAAGGTGACGACGAAGGCGGAGCTCGACCACGCAGTGGACGAGGTTTTTTCGATGAGCACCGGGCTCGTGATCTCGCCCTACGTCGCGATCACGGACGAGGTCCGCGTGATCCTGCTCGATGATGCGCCCCTCATCGTCTACAGCAAACAGCGCGGCTCGGATTGGCGGCACAATCTCGATGCCGGCGCAAAGCCCGTGCTGCTGGAGGACGGCGAGATTCGCGCCGCCTGCGTGAAGCTCGCGATCGATGCTGCGAGCGCCATCGGCATCGCTTTTGCGTCGATCGACGTGGTGCGCGTCGACGGCGAGTGGCGCGTGCTCGAGATCAATTCCGGCGTGATGATGGAAGCGCTGGGGAAGCTGCATCCGGAGCTGGTGCAGGCGGCGTATGACGCGGCGATGGATCTGGTGTTTGAGGGAAACTAG
- a CDS encoding ferredoxin--NADP reductase has product MSAFYREKVLSVQHWTDTLFSFRATRDTGFRFQNGQFAMIGLEVDGRPLLRAYSMASANHEEELEFFSIKVQDGPLTSRLQKIKEGDTILVGRKATGTLITDNLIPGKRLMLLSTGTGLAPFASLIKDPEVYDQFESIVLVHGCRQVSELAYGEKLVANLREDELFGELLGDKLVYYPTVTREPFRNRGRITDLINSGQIFNDIGQGPLNIDTDRVMMCGSPAMLEELKVMFEGRDFVEGSGNKPGHFVIEKAFVER; this is encoded by the coding sequence ATGAGCGCGTTTTACCGAGAGAAAGTTCTTTCCGTCCAGCACTGGACCGACACGCTGTTCAGCTTCCGCGCCACGCGCGACACCGGCTTCCGCTTCCAGAACGGCCAGTTCGCGATGATCGGCCTCGAGGTCGACGGCCGTCCGCTGCTGCGCGCCTACAGCATGGCGAGTGCCAATCACGAGGAGGAGCTCGAGTTCTTCTCGATCAAGGTGCAGGACGGTCCGCTGACCTCGCGCCTGCAGAAGATCAAGGAAGGCGACACCATCCTGGTCGGCCGCAAGGCGACCGGCACGCTGATCACCGACAACCTCATCCCCGGCAAGCGGCTGATGCTGCTCTCGACCGGCACCGGGCTTGCGCCGTTCGCGAGCCTGATCAAGGATCCCGAGGTCTATGATCAGTTCGAGAGCATCGTGCTGGTACACGGCTGCCGCCAGGTCTCCGAGCTCGCCTATGGCGAGAAGCTCGTCGCGAATTTGCGCGAGGACGAACTGTTCGGAGAGCTGCTCGGGGACAAGTTGGTATACTATCCGACCGTGACCCGCGAGCCGTTCCGCAATCGCGGCCGCATCACCGACCTTATCAACTCCGGGCAGATCTTCAACGACATCGGGCAGGGCCCGCTCAACATCGACACCGACCGCGTCATGATGTGCGGCAGCCCGGCGATGCTGGAAGAGCTGAAGGTGATGTTCGAAGGCCGCGACTTCGTCGAAGGCTCCGGCAACAAGCCCGGCCATTTCGTGATCGAGAAGGCGTTCGTCGAGCGGTAA